A single region of the Candidatus Protochlamydia amoebophila UWE25 genome encodes:
- a CDS encoding sugar transferase: MNSVSSAHSYQIRHYPLKRIFDITFSIFCLLLGVPIFLTIALAVWLTSPGKIIYSHERIGRGGKSFRCYKFRTMYQDADQRLKDILNENSHLKKEWNNCFKLKNDPRITSIGNFLRKTSLDELPQFWNVLKGDLSVVGPRPIVQAEVDKYLGLKAYKILSIRPGLTGPWQVSGRSDINCYQKRILLDEYYVDHRSMVLDLKLIAKTIPTMLFSKGAY, encoded by the coding sequence ATGAATTCGGTAAGCTCTGCGCACTCCTATCAAATTAGACATTATCCACTTAAAAGAATTTTTGATATTACCTTTAGTATTTTTTGCTTACTACTGGGAGTGCCTATTTTTTTAACCATTGCTTTGGCTGTTTGGCTAACGTCTCCTGGGAAAATCATTTATTCTCACGAGAGAATTGGCCGCGGAGGGAAGTCTTTCCGATGTTATAAATTTCGCACCATGTATCAGGACGCAGACCAGCGATTAAAAGACATTTTAAATGAAAATTCTCATCTTAAAAAAGAATGGAACAACTGCTTTAAATTAAAAAATGATCCTCGAATTACTTCTATAGGAAATTTTTTAAGAAAAACATCTCTTGATGAACTTCCTCAATTTTGGAATGTCCTAAAAGGAGATTTGAGCGTCGTAGGTCCTCGTCCAATCGTGCAAGCTGAAGTGGATAAATATTTAGGTTTAAAAGCTTATAAAATTTTATCTATTAGACCCGGATTAACAGGCCCCTGGCAAGTCTCCGGTAGAAGTGATATTAATTGTTATCAAAAACGAATTTTATTAGATGAGTATTACGTAGACCACCGCTCAATGGTTTTAGATCTAAAGTTGATTGCCAAAACCATCCCTACCATGTTATTCTCTAAAGGTGCTTATTAA
- the dnaN gene encoding DNA polymerase III subunit beta yields the protein MKFVISTQELNYLISKILNVVAQKPTIPILSNFLIEAYNDELILTATDLTVGIHCHTEAKILEEGSTTLPAKRLSQLVRELTAVNVEISTNTNEITTIIAGSSRFKLNGMSKTDYPSLPDLSQSHTFEMKQSELKDLLYRTSFAVSKEDNRYVLTGVFIQIANGSITFIGTDGKRLARAKGVIDNDPSFSGQAIIPIKAVDEILKNLTDEGEVKISLMADKVAIEANQMRILTKLLSGDYPDVNRVIPEKSEIIVTLHREELSSLLRQISLFTADHNHSVRFTFIPGELKLTANTMDIGEGNVSMPVNYDGPKLEIAFNPGFFIDILRHCKGETVIMGLTDAYNPGIITDSAELANSLDASPLFVIMPMRLSED from the coding sequence ATGAAATTTGTTATCTCCACTCAAGAACTTAACTATCTCATTAGCAAAATCCTAAATGTTGTTGCTCAAAAACCGACAATTCCTATTCTATCTAATTTTCTTATCGAAGCTTATAATGATGAATTAATTTTAACTGCTACTGACTTGACAGTGGGCATTCACTGCCACACTGAAGCTAAAATTCTCGAAGAAGGATCTACGACACTTCCAGCTAAGCGTCTTTCTCAATTAGTTCGAGAATTAACAGCAGTCAATGTAGAGATCTCTACTAATACCAATGAAATTACAACCATTATCGCTGGTAGCTCACGTTTCAAATTAAATGGCATGAGTAAAACAGACTATCCATCACTCCCTGATCTTTCTCAATCTCATACATTTGAGATGAAACAAAGTGAATTAAAAGATTTGCTTTATCGTACCTCTTTTGCTGTTTCAAAAGAAGATAATCGCTATGTGTTAACCGGTGTCTTTATACAAATTGCTAATGGAAGTATCACTTTCATTGGAACAGACGGAAAGCGATTAGCTCGAGCAAAAGGCGTAATAGATAATGATCCCTCTTTCAGCGGGCAAGCCATTATTCCAATTAAAGCTGTGGACGAAATTCTTAAAAATTTAACAGATGAGGGGGAAGTTAAAATTTCATTAATGGCAGATAAAGTGGCTATTGAAGCCAATCAAATGCGAATTTTAACCAAGCTCCTGTCGGGTGATTATCCTGATGTCAACCGAGTGATTCCAGAAAAATCAGAAATTATTGTCACCCTTCATCGAGAAGAGTTGTCAAGCTTGCTTCGACAAATTTCTCTTTTTACAGCAGACCATAATCACTCGGTTCGATTTACTTTTATTCCGGGAGAATTGAAACTAACAGCAAACACAATGGACATTGGAGAAGGTAATGTCAGCATGCCCGTCAATTATGATGGTCCGAAGCTCGAAATAGCCTTTAATCCAGGTTTTTTTATTGATATCTTAAGACATTGCAAAGGAGAAACAGTCATCATGGGACTCACAGATGCCTACAATCCTGGTATTATTACAGACAGCGCAGAATTAGCGAATTCATTAGACGCTTCTCCTCTTTTTGTAATTATGCCGATGCGCTTGTCAGAAGATTAA
- the folD gene encoding bifunctional methylenetetrahydrofolate dehydrogenase/methenyltetrahydrofolate cyclohydrolase FolD, whose product MIIDGKRIAEEIQLEIKELIQQSLCRPPCLAVLIVGSHPASQIYVNRKTAACKAVGIASIKCELPFTISEEELIREVEKLNVDPQIDGILVQLPLPPHINSNRVNYHIDPQKDVDGFHPLNVGKMLIGELDGFLPCTPFGIKTLLERTGIEVCGKHALIIGRSNIVGKPMAALLMQSYPGGNATVTVAHRYTKNLKELCLQADLIIVAIGQPKLITADMVKEGVIIVDVGINKIHDSSKKNGYQIVGDVDFVNVAPKCAFITPVPGGVGPMTIAMLLYNTLLSYSKSQNLNL is encoded by the coding sequence ATGATTATTGATGGAAAGCGAATAGCAGAAGAAATTCAACTGGAAATCAAAGAACTCATCCAACAATCTCTCTGTCGCCCTCCTTGCTTAGCTGTTTTAATTGTGGGTAGCCATCCTGCCTCTCAAATCTATGTCAATCGTAAAACTGCAGCTTGTAAAGCGGTTGGTATTGCTTCTATCAAGTGTGAATTACCTTTCACGATTTCTGAAGAAGAATTAATTCGAGAAGTCGAAAAGCTCAACGTTGATCCCCAAATTGATGGAATTCTTGTTCAACTTCCTCTACCTCCTCACATCAACTCTAATCGGGTTAATTACCATATTGATCCTCAAAAAGATGTCGATGGTTTTCATCCTCTCAATGTTGGAAAAATGCTGATTGGTGAATTAGATGGTTTTTTACCCTGCACTCCTTTCGGCATTAAAACATTGTTAGAACGCACTGGCATTGAAGTTTGTGGGAAACATGCTCTGATTATTGGACGAAGCAATATTGTGGGTAAACCAATGGCAGCTTTGTTAATGCAATCATATCCTGGAGGAAATGCAACCGTTACAGTAGCTCATCGATATACCAAAAATCTCAAAGAACTCTGTTTACAAGCGGACCTTATTATCGTAGCCATAGGCCAACCTAAATTGATTACAGCAGATATGGTCAAAGAGGGGGTCATTATTGTCGATGTAGGTATCAATAAAATTCATGATTCTTCCAAAAAAAATGGTTACCAAATTGTAGGAGATGTCGATTTTGTTAATGTAGCTCCCAAGTGTGCTTTTATCACACCAGTACCCGGAGGTGTAGGACCAATGACAATCGCTATGCTTTTATATAATACTCTATTAAGCTATTCGAAATCGCAGAATTTAAACTTGTGA
- a CDS encoding polyprenyl synthetase family protein, protein MMDVANYLQTQSQLIEKRLDQLVSKRHGPHQNLIEAARYALLSGGKRLRPILALTTVQTLHGDIQEALSPACTLELIHTYSLIHDDLPCMDNDDYRRGKLTVHRQYSEGHAVLTGDFLLTYAFELLATDKYLTSEKKVKLITILSRQSGYDGMIGGQALDLASEGQKINLETLRLLHRNKTAALITASVEFGGILANATEEQLAHIREFGENIGLAFQITDDILDITSSEAKHGRKIGSDILKDKSTYVSLLGIEQAKAYALNFYQKAINALKLLPYDNSFLIHLADFIIHRHY, encoded by the coding sequence ATGATGGATGTTGCCAATTATTTACAAACACAAAGTCAGCTTATTGAAAAACGCCTGGATCAACTTGTCTCCAAACGTCACGGCCCTCACCAAAATTTAATTGAAGCTGCTCGTTATGCTCTTTTAAGTGGAGGAAAAAGGCTACGTCCAATTTTAGCTTTGACAACTGTTCAGACACTTCATGGAGATATTCAAGAAGCTTTATCTCCTGCTTGCACATTAGAACTTATCCATACTTATTCTCTTATTCATGATGACTTACCTTGCATGGATAATGATGATTATCGAAGAGGAAAACTGACTGTTCATCGCCAATATTCAGAAGGCCACGCCGTTTTAACGGGAGACTTCCTTTTAACATACGCATTTGAACTTTTAGCGACCGATAAATATTTGACATCTGAAAAAAAAGTTAAACTTATTACTATTTTATCCAGACAAAGCGGATACGATGGAATGATTGGCGGGCAAGCCTTGGATTTAGCCAGCGAGGGACAAAAAATTAATCTTGAAACCCTTCGATTACTTCATCGTAATAAAACAGCTGCTTTGATTACAGCATCTGTTGAATTCGGAGGAATTTTAGCAAATGCAACAGAAGAACAGCTCGCTCATATCCGGGAGTTTGGTGAAAATATTGGGCTGGCTTTTCAAATCACTGATGATATCCTTGATATCACATCAAGCGAAGCCAAACATGGGCGAAAAATTGGGTCTGACATCCTAAAAGATAAATCGACTTATGTATCCTTACTTGGAATAGAACAAGCCAAAGCATACGCTTTAAATTTTTATCAAAAGGCCATTAATGCTTTAAAACTCCTTCCCTATGATAATTCTTTTCTAATACATTTAGCTGACTTTATTATTCATCGTCATTATTGA
- a CDS encoding replication-associated recombination protein A — MIKKVLPLAEQLRPKNLNDIVGQDHILGENGLITKTIESQIPLSVILWGPPGCGKTSIARLYAQAFNMQFISMSAIFSGVADLKKTIKEAQNQPLFHKGTLLFVDEIHRFNKSQQDAFLPFVENGTIILIGATTENPSFYLNGALLSRLRVLPIYPLDGFSLEQLLERYEKQFAPLPLTAEARHWLITCAQGDGRYLYNLIENLRYASKQILDIPLLEKIFQKRSPLFDKRGDQHYNLISALHKSVRGSDPNAAIYWFTRMLEGGEEPLFLARRLIRMAVEDIGLSDPQALPLAIAAKDAYEMLGSPEGELALAEVVIYLALAPKSNAVYRAFGMAKESASKTSYLNPPLTILNAPTKMMKNLGYGKDYQYDPDLPEAFSGQNYFPDSLEKQHFYEPVERGFERELKKRLEYFEQLRLKKKL; from the coding sequence ATGATAAAAAAAGTTCTGCCTCTCGCTGAACAGCTACGGCCTAAAAACTTAAATGATATTGTCGGACAGGACCACATTTTAGGAGAAAACGGGTTAATCACTAAAACGATTGAATCTCAAATACCCTTATCGGTTATTTTATGGGGGCCGCCAGGCTGCGGTAAAACCTCTATTGCTCGCCTTTATGCACAAGCATTCAATATGCAATTTATTTCGATGAGCGCAATATTTAGCGGTGTGGCGGATTTAAAAAAAACGATTAAAGAAGCACAAAATCAACCTCTTTTTCACAAAGGAACTCTTTTATTCGTTGATGAGATACATCGGTTTAATAAATCTCAACAAGATGCATTTCTTCCTTTTGTTGAAAATGGAACGATTATTTTAATTGGAGCTACCACTGAAAATCCTTCTTTTTATTTAAATGGAGCTTTATTGTCTCGGCTCCGAGTCTTGCCGATTTATCCCTTAGATGGATTTAGTCTCGAGCAACTTTTAGAACGCTATGAAAAGCAATTCGCACCATTGCCTCTAACTGCAGAAGCTCGTCATTGGTTAATTACTTGCGCGCAAGGCGATGGTCGTTACTTATATAACTTAATAGAAAATTTAAGGTATGCCTCAAAGCAAATTTTAGATATCCCTTTACTTGAAAAAATTTTTCAAAAACGCTCTCCCCTTTTTGATAAAAGAGGAGATCAACATTATAATCTCATTTCAGCATTGCATAAGTCTGTGAGGGGATCTGATCCAAATGCCGCTATTTATTGGTTCACGAGAATGTTAGAAGGTGGTGAAGAACCTCTTTTTTTAGCCAGACGTTTGATTCGCATGGCAGTTGAGGATATTGGATTGAGTGACCCGCAAGCCCTTCCCTTAGCAATTGCAGCAAAAGATGCTTATGAAATGTTAGGTTCTCCTGAAGGAGAACTTGCCCTCGCAGAAGTCGTCATTTACCTTGCTTTGGCTCCCAAAAGTAATGCAGTCTATCGCGCTTTTGGAATGGCAAAAGAAAGCGCTTCTAAAACAAGCTATTTAAACCCTCCCTTAACAATTCTCAACGCGCCAACTAAAATGATGAAAAACTTAGGTTATGGAAAAGACTATCAATATGATCCTGATTTACCAGAAGCATTTTCCGGACAAAATTATTTTCCTGACAGCTTAGAAAAGCAACATTTCTATGAGCCTGTCGAAAGAGGGTTCGAACGCGAGCTTAAAAAACGATTAGAATATTTTGAACAATTGCGACTTAAAAAGAAATTATGA
- a CDS encoding UDP-glucose dehydrogenase family protein: MNLLIIGVGYVGLVTATCFSEMGYYVTCLDINKEKIEQLKLGMIPIYEPGLDEMVKRNIKSKRLTFTTNYSSSVPLANICFIAVDTPTTPQGGADTSQVECVAKTLGEFINHYCIIVTKSTVPVGTTHRVSAIIQNALENRNCHVEFDVVSNPEFLKEGNAVQDFMKPDRIIVGSDHARSAKIMRELYSPFMLNHERLLEMDILSAELAKYAANAMLATRISFMNEMARLCENVGANIGWVRKAMGADDRIGHKFLYPGAGYGGSCLPKDVKALITQAKELGHPLSLLTAVDEINQHQKHIIGQKVKNYFADHGGLKGKTFGILGLSFKPDTDDMREASSLTLIKDLIAEEALLKVYDPVAIPKAQQILSAHTCITWCQTELEVADQADGLILMTEWKQFRFLDFPLLLKRMKGKAFFDGRNQYHPEEMARKGFDYFSIGRSAAYAEDLSLQVGNIGGDV; the protein is encoded by the coding sequence ATGAATCTTCTTATTATTGGTGTAGGATATGTAGGACTAGTGACGGCCACTTGTTTTTCCGAAATGGGTTATTATGTCACTTGTTTGGATATTAATAAGGAAAAAATTGAACAATTAAAACTAGGCATGATCCCTATTTATGAACCTGGGTTGGACGAAATGGTAAAACGCAACATAAAATCTAAGCGTTTGACTTTTACAACCAATTACTCCTCTTCAGTTCCTCTCGCTAATATTTGCTTTATTGCTGTTGATACACCTACAACGCCACAAGGAGGAGCTGATACTTCTCAAGTCGAATGTGTTGCAAAAACGTTGGGAGAGTTTATCAATCATTATTGTATTATTGTAACGAAATCTACAGTTCCTGTTGGAACAACGCATCGAGTTTCTGCTATCATTCAAAATGCTTTAGAAAACAGAAATTGTCATGTGGAGTTTGATGTCGTTTCTAACCCTGAATTTTTAAAAGAAGGAAATGCCGTTCAAGATTTTATGAAACCTGACCGAATCATTGTAGGATCGGATCACGCTCGTTCAGCCAAAATCATGCGTGAATTATATTCTCCTTTTATGCTTAATCATGAACGCTTACTGGAAATGGATATTTTATCGGCAGAACTAGCAAAATATGCGGCTAATGCCATGTTAGCGACACGTATTTCCTTTATGAATGAAATGGCAAGGTTATGTGAAAATGTGGGGGCGAATATTGGGTGGGTTCGTAAGGCAATGGGAGCTGACGATCGAATTGGACATAAATTTTTATATCCTGGTGCAGGTTATGGTGGATCATGCCTGCCAAAAGATGTAAAAGCTCTAATTACTCAAGCGAAAGAATTGGGCCATCCTCTTTCTTTATTAACGGCAGTGGATGAGATTAACCAACACCAAAAACATATCATAGGACAAAAAGTTAAAAATTACTTTGCCGATCATGGAGGACTTAAAGGAAAAACCTTCGGAATTTTAGGCCTTTCATTCAAGCCCGATACAGATGACATGCGAGAAGCTTCCTCATTAACTTTAATTAAAGATCTCATTGCAGAAGAAGCTTTATTAAAAGTTTATGATCCAGTCGCTATTCCGAAAGCTCAACAAATACTTTCAGCTCATACTTGCATTACATGGTGCCAAACAGAACTCGAAGTAGCTGATCAAGCAGACGGCCTAATTTTAATGACAGAGTGGAAGCAGTTTCGATTCCTCGATTTTCCACTACTTTTAAAACGCATGAAAGGAAAAGCTTTTTTTGATGGACGTAATCAATATCATCCGGAGGAAATGGCACGTAAAGGTTTCGATTATTTTAGTATTGGACGATCTGCAGCGTACGCAGAAGATCTCTCACTTCAAGTTGGAAATATAGGTGGCGATGTATGA
- a CDS encoding IS982-like element ISPasp3 family transposase, which yields MEEQIIALYCLLDDYILSIGYKDWPNTKLSTSEIMLINLVGMRFFYGNMETSRKFLIEHRYIMNKLSKSALNRRIHQIPMKWWEEILEFIQKLKNFGKLPFEYIVDAFPVSVCRNIRIQNCRIYRGEEFRGYNASKREYFYGLKVTVLASQDGCPFRVILCPGREHDAVPFKYMERNLPAGSKIYGDSAYVDYKHQDMLEKIENIKLIVEPKSNSLRSIDLHDFVNLKHIRKFIEGVFGVISRLMPRKIHATTSNGFEIKVLGFLVAAATNFLIN from the coding sequence ATGGAAGAACAAATTATAGCACTTTATTGCCTTTTAGACGACTACATCCTTTCGATTGGATACAAAGATTGGCCAAATACAAAACTGTCTACTTCGGAAATTATGTTGATAAATTTAGTAGGAATGAGATTTTTTTACGGAAATATGGAAACGTCCCGAAAATTTCTTATTGAGCATAGATATATCATGAATAAACTGAGTAAGAGCGCATTAAATAGAAGAATTCATCAAATACCCATGAAATGGTGGGAGGAAATTCTTGAGTTTATTCAAAAATTAAAAAACTTTGGAAAATTACCTTTTGAATATATTGTTGATGCATTTCCTGTTTCTGTTTGTAGAAATATAAGAATTCAAAATTGTAGAATTTATCGAGGAGAGGAATTTAGAGGGTATAATGCTAGTAAGCGAGAATATTTTTATGGATTGAAAGTAACAGTCTTAGCTTCTCAAGATGGGTGCCCTTTTAGAGTTATCCTTTGTCCAGGCAGAGAGCATGATGCTGTTCCTTTTAAATACATGGAACGAAACTTACCCGCAGGCAGTAAGATTTATGGAGATTCTGCCTATGTCGATTATAAGCATCAAGACATGCTTGAAAAGATAGAAAACATCAAGCTCATAGTGGAGCCAAAATCTAATTCTCTTCGTTCAATCGATTTACATGATTTTGTAAATTTGAAGCACATTAGAAAATTTATTGAGGGAGTATTTGGCGTGATATCAAGACTGATGCCTAGAAAAATTCATGCAACGACGTCTAATGGGTTTGAAATTAAAGTTTTAGGATTTCTAGTAGCAGCTGCAACAAATTTTTTAATAAATTAG
- a CDS encoding FAD:protein FMN transferase, whose translation MNTIHLFTYIRSLQTFTAKFRSLFMLIWMSFSFLLMEGCQTSQSEVVTTFQDVVMTVQYRILVGNSVSEVDKIRIQTIIDSTFEEIDTIYNKWNPQSEISRLNSLKAFQTIPLSPQLFQLFKQIDALVILSEGLFDPTIEPLQKLWKEKLNSQQLPSPDEIALIKPSIGWDKIHFEKGIFFKENSLTELDLGGIAKGFAIDLLISRLNEAGFPNLYVEWGGDIRTSGRHPAKRPWNIYISHLDSTDPKDAIAFLSLNNQAIATSGDYFQYWTVISNNELQTYCHIFNPLTLSPLKIRTGSIASASLVANDCLTADALAKVMMLFDSKEEAEQWVKKMQSQIPSLAYWMLIRASFNPE comes from the coding sequence GTGAATACAATCCATTTATTTACTTATATTCGCTCCTTGCAAACTTTTACTGCCAAATTTCGCTCTTTATTTATGCTTATTTGGATGAGTTTTAGTTTTCTTTTGATGGAAGGTTGTCAAACTTCTCAATCTGAAGTTGTAACCACTTTTCAAGATGTCGTCATGACAGTACAATACCGTATCCTAGTGGGGAATTCTGTCTCAGAGGTAGACAAAATTCGTATTCAAACGATCATCGATTCGACATTTGAAGAAATTGATACCATCTACAATAAATGGAATCCCCAATCTGAAATTTCTCGGTTGAATTCTTTAAAAGCCTTTCAAACAATTCCCCTTTCTCCTCAATTATTTCAATTATTTAAGCAAATTGATGCACTGGTAATTTTATCCGAAGGGCTTTTTGATCCAACGATAGAGCCGTTGCAAAAACTTTGGAAAGAAAAACTAAACTCTCAACAGCTTCCCTCTCCAGATGAAATAGCTCTCATTAAACCCTCTATTGGGTGGGATAAGATTCATTTTGAAAAAGGAATCTTTTTTAAAGAAAATTCTTTGACAGAACTTGACCTAGGAGGAATTGCTAAAGGTTTTGCTATCGATTTGTTAATTTCTCGCTTAAATGAAGCTGGATTTCCCAATCTTTATGTAGAATGGGGAGGAGACATTCGGACATCAGGCCGCCATCCTGCAAAAAGACCCTGGAATATTTATATCAGTCATCTCGATAGTACCGACCCTAAAGATGCGATTGCCTTTTTATCCCTCAACAATCAAGCAATTGCCACGAGCGGAGATTATTTCCAATACTGGACAGTCATAAGTAACAACGAATTACAAACCTACTGTCATATTTTTAATCCTTTAACACTCTCCCCATTAAAAATTCGTACAGGGTCTATTGCTAGCGCCAGTTTAGTTGCAAACGATTGTTTAACTGCAGATGCACTTGCAAAAGTCATGATGTTATTTGATTCTAAAGAAGAAGCAGAACAATGGGTAAAAAAAATGCAATCGCAAATTCCTTCCTTAGCTTATTGGATGTTAATTCGAGCCTCTTTTAATCCCGAATAA
- the recF gene encoding DNA replication/repair protein RecF (All proteins in this family for which functions are known are DNA-binding proteins that assist the filamentation of RecA onto DNA for the initiation of recombination or recombinational repair.) encodes MTLRSLYLQHFRNYEEAYLEFSPQFNLICGPNAKGKTTLLEAIHCLMIGRSFRTSHYPDLIQQQFESFFLEAQFYKHGIEQTLKFGFHTTDRKIIYNSTPLATLSNLLGLIPGVIITPDDVQLVKGSPQLRRQFLDIQIAQVDPLYVHHLNRYGRALKQRNHLLKMKQQISIDSWEQEMTHSAAYLIQQRYQTITHLQNLAQKYYHLLSGENDLLTLEYRSIANSNLSIDEIKKLLVKQLCKNRQREMQIGYTLSGPHKDDLFVAIGGRDIRYFASEGQQRSCVNALHFAEWNRLHQRGDGDFPLFMIDDIGMSLDSNRKDRLVEQLQSVGQVFLTTTDPKFLDHIDADKKIFTLPFYN; translated from the coding sequence ATGACCCTTCGCTCTCTGTACTTGCAACATTTTCGCAATTATGAAGAAGCTTATTTGGAATTTAGTCCTCAATTCAATTTAATTTGTGGGCCCAATGCTAAAGGTAAAACAACTCTTTTAGAAGCTATCCATTGCTTAATGATTGGGCGTTCTTTTAGAACTTCTCATTATCCTGATTTAATTCAGCAACAATTTGAATCTTTTTTCTTAGAAGCTCAATTTTACAAACATGGAATCGAGCAAACACTTAAATTTGGCTTTCATACTACCGATCGTAAAATCATTTATAACAGTACCCCTTTAGCCACACTATCAAATTTGTTAGGCCTCATTCCAGGGGTTATCATCACTCCTGATGATGTTCAATTAGTTAAAGGTTCCCCTCAGCTAAGACGTCAATTTTTAGATATTCAAATTGCACAAGTCGACCCTCTTTATGTTCACCATTTAAATCGTTATGGGCGAGCTCTCAAGCAACGCAATCATCTCCTTAAAATGAAACAACAAATATCGATTGATAGCTGGGAACAAGAAATGACACATTCAGCAGCTTATTTAATTCAACAAAGGTACCAAACAATTACTCATTTACAAAACCTTGCTCAAAAATATTATCATTTATTGTCGGGGGAAAATGATCTTTTAACGCTTGAATATCGATCGATCGCAAATAGCAATTTGTCAATCGATGAAATTAAAAAGCTTCTTGTTAAACAACTCTGCAAAAATAGGCAAAGAGAGATGCAGATTGGCTATACCTTAAGTGGCCCTCATAAAGATGACTTATTTGTCGCGATTGGAGGGCGAGATATTCGTTATTTTGCAAGTGAAGGACAACAAAGGAGCTGCGTGAATGCTTTGCATTTCGCAGAGTGGAATCGATTACATCAAAGAGGAGATGGCGATTTCCCTTTATTTATGATTGATGATATAGGAATGAGTTTAGATTCAAATAGAAAAGACAGATTGGTTGAACAATTGCAATCTGTTGGACAGGTTTTTTTAACCACAACTGACCCTAAATTTCTCGATCATATAGATGCCGATAAAAAAATTTTTACCCTCCCTTTTTATAACTAA
- the tal gene encoding transaldolase, with protein MEKNKLDQLKSMTTIVIDTGDIEAIKEYSPTDATTNPSLILSAVEKPAYKPLMEEAYHYSQKAKSSGEQISLFLDKLFVNVGCEILKLIPGRVSTEVDARLSFDVEGSIQKAQSLIALYKEMGIEKERILIKLASTWEGGLAAKQLEKMGIHCNMTLLFSMPQAIHCAEAQATLISPFVGRILDWYKKHDNVPGYAPAEDPGVKSVTTIYHYFKKFSYKTQIMGASFRNKEEILELAGCDLLTISPHFLQELHDASGNVEQKLDAAKSKQLNIEPIKMNEKAFRLALNDDAMATEKLSEGIRNFAKDAQKLEKMLRTTYKIG; from the coding sequence ATGGAAAAAAATAAATTAGATCAACTTAAAAGCATGACAACTATCGTCATCGATACAGGTGACATTGAAGCTATCAAGGAATACAGCCCAACTGACGCTACAACAAACCCATCATTGATCTTATCTGCTGTAGAAAAACCTGCCTACAAACCTTTGATGGAAGAAGCTTACCACTACAGCCAAAAAGCTAAATCTTCTGGGGAGCAAATTTCTTTATTCTTAGATAAATTATTTGTTAATGTCGGTTGTGAAATTCTAAAACTCATTCCAGGTCGTGTTTCAACAGAAGTGGATGCTCGTCTTTCTTTTGATGTAGAAGGAAGTATTCAAAAAGCACAATCTCTTATCGCCCTTTATAAAGAAATGGGCATAGAAAAAGAACGGATACTTATTAAGCTGGCTTCCACGTGGGAAGGTGGCCTTGCGGCTAAACAATTAGAAAAAATGGGTATCCACTGCAACATGACACTTCTTTTTAGTATGCCACAAGCAATCCATTGTGCAGAAGCACAAGCCACTTTAATTTCCCCTTTTGTTGGACGCATTCTTGACTGGTATAAAAAACACGATAATGTTCCAGGTTATGCTCCTGCAGAAGATCCTGGTGTTAAATCTGTAACAACTATTTATCACTATTTCAAAAAATTTAGCTATAAAACGCAAATTATGGGAGCTAGCTTTCGTAATAAAGAAGAAATCTTAGAACTCGCTGGCTGTGATTTATTAACCATTTCACCTCACTTTTTACAAGAACTTCATGATGCAAGCGGAAATGTCGAACAAAAACTCGATGCAGCTAAATCTAAACAATTGAATATTGAGCCTATCAAAATGAACGAAAAAGCATTTCGGCTCGCCCTTAATGATGATGCTATGGCTACCGAAAAACTTTCTGAAGGAATTCGTAATTTTGCTAAAGATGCGCAGAAGTTAGAAAAAATGCTTCGAACTACATACAAAATTGGTTAA